The following coding sequences lie in one Pontibacter sp. G13 genomic window:
- a CDS encoding UbiA-like polyprenyltransferase, with protein sequence MKKYLSLVKFSHTIFALPFALLGLFLAFHYMDIRGLELDKPWWQSLILVLICMVTARNAAMGFNRYIDRDIDAQNERTKTREIPAGVISPNKARLFVIVNVLLFIGATWFINRLCFFLSPVALAVILGYSVTKRFTALCHLILGLGLALAPVGAFIAVTGAFEWPPVILGIAVLTWVSGFDIIYALQDDQFDKSLKLHSIPVALGRERSLMVSNLLHVVSGSMIVLFGYLIEGGWLFGLGALVFLGLLLYQHLIVSSKDLSRVNLAFFTTNGIASVIFGACSIAELLMGI encoded by the coding sequence ATGAAGAAATACCTGTCTCTGGTCAAATTCTCCCATACGATCTTCGCACTTCCTTTTGCGTTGCTGGGACTCTTTCTCGCCTTCCACTACATGGATATCCGTGGGCTTGAATTGGACAAACCTTGGTGGCAATCTCTGATCCTGGTGCTGATCTGCATGGTGACTGCCCGAAATGCCGCGATGGGATTCAATCGATACATTGACCGAGACATCGACGCACAAAATGAGCGGACCAAAACCCGAGAAATTCCCGCGGGCGTAATCTCACCCAATAAGGCTCGACTGTTTGTGATCGTGAATGTCCTGCTGTTTATCGGCGCGACTTGGTTCATCAATCGGCTTTGCTTCTTCCTTTCTCCGGTAGCCTTGGCTGTGATTTTGGGATACTCTGTCACCAAACGATTCACAGCGCTTTGCCACTTGATTTTGGGACTTGGATTGGCACTGGCGCCTGTGGGTGCTTTCATTGCGGTAACAGGTGCCTTCGAATGGCCCCCTGTCATTTTGGGGATTGCGGTATTGACGTGGGTGAGCGGATTCGATATCATCTATGCCTTGCAGGATGACCAATTCGACAAAAGCCTCAAACTTCACAGTATTCCTGTTGCCTTGGGCCGTGAGCGTTCACTGATGGTTTCCAATCTCCTGCACGTCGTTTCAGGCAGTATGATCGTCCTGTTTGGGTATCTGATTGAAGGCGGCTGGTTGTTTGGTTTGGGGGCATTGGTCTTTTTGGGGCTGCTGCTGTATCAACACCTGATTGTTTCTTCCAAAGACCTGTCCAGAGTGAATCTCGCCTTTTTCACCACCAATGGAATTGCATCGGTGATCTTTGGTGCCTGCTCGATTGCAGAATTATTGATGGGAATTTAG
- a CDS encoding (2Fe-2S) ferredoxin domain-containing protein, giving the protein MEPISTTLHICHSVKPKVKGAPGCGHLGAAELLETCQREINLRGWQDQVKAQPGACMRNCEHGVTVRVLHDLTLYGPVQPSDLPEILDSHIGNHQPVKRLQSTPGGFW; this is encoded by the coding sequence ATGGAACCCATTTCGACCACCTTGCATATCTGCCATAGCGTCAAACCCAAAGTGAAGGGGGCGCCCGGCTGTGGCCATCTCGGAGCTGCCGAACTACTGGAAACCTGCCAGCGAGAAATCAATCTGAGAGGCTGGCAAGATCAGGTCAAAGCCCAACCCGGTGCCTGTATGAGAAACTGTGAACACGGCGTGACAGTTCGCGTCCTACATGATCTCACCTTGTACGGACCAGTGCAACCGTCTGATTTGCCAGAAATTCTGGACAGTCATATAGGCAATCATCAGCCAGTCAAACGATTGCAATCTACCCCGGGTGGTTTTTGGTAG